From Pseudomonas sp. G2-4:
ACAGTCGCTGGCTCAAGCCCAAGTATCCGCGCCTGACCGAGACCCCGGGCTTCTGGCAAAACCTGACTCTGCTGCTGTTGGCCTTGTTGTTGAGCTGCGTGGCCATCGTGTTCTGGCAGCGCCGCCAGCAACGGGCCCTAGAGCGTCGCCTGCGCTCCGCGCGGGAGGACATTGCCCAGCGTGCCGCCAGCGAAGAAGCCTTGCGCCTGACGCAGTTTTCCATCGACCAAAGCACCGTCGGCATCCTTTGGGTCAACTGGGACAGCCACGTGCGCTATGCCAACCACGCCGCTGAAACCATGCTCGGCTATGCCGCGGGCGCCATTATCGACCGGCCCCTGATCGACTTCGAGCCGGGCCTGCACATGGACCGCTGGCTGAACCTGTGGAAGCGCGCCCGGGCCAGTGATGAATCGCCACAGAGTTTCGAAACCGAGTGCGTACGGGCCGATGGCAGTATCTTGCCGGCGGATGTTTCCTTGAGTTTCTTGCGTTTTCGCGATGCCGAGTACCTGGTGGTTTACCTCAACGATGTGACCGAGCGTCGTCGTGCGCTGGCGGCGTTGCGCGAGAGCGAGGCGCGCTTGCAAGGCATCGCCGCCAACGTGCCGGGCCTGGTCTTCCGTCTGGAGCGGGCACCGGTGACCGGCCAGATCGATTTTGCCTACATCAGCGAAGGCAGCGAAAGCCTGGTGGGTTATTCCCCCGCGATTCTGGCCCGCAGCGACACCGGTTTGCGCAGCCTGGTGCACCCGGACGACAAGGCCGGTTACCACCGCACCCAGGACCAGGCGCTGGACAGCGACAGCGACTGGTCGTGGCAAGGCCGCATCCTGACCCGCGAAGGCCAGGAGCGCTGGGCCGAGATCAAGGCGATCACCCGTCGTCTCGAAGACGGCGCCTACGTCTGGGACGGCATCGTCTGGGACATCACCGAAAGCAAACGCATCGAACTGGAGCTGGCCAGCTCCCGGGAGCAATTGCGCGAGTTGTCGGCGCACCTGGAAAGCGTGCGGGAAGAGGAGAAGGCGCGCATTGCCCGGGAAGTCCATGACGAATTGGGTCAGATGCTGACGGTGTTGAAGCTTGAAACTTCCATGTGCGAACTGGCCTACGCACAACTCGATCCGGGCCTGCAGGAGCGGCTCAACAGCATGAAACGGCTGATTGCCCAGTTATTTCAACTGGTGCGGGACGTGGCGACGGCGCTGCGCCCGCCAATCCTCGATGCAGGCATCGCCTCGGCCATCGAATGGCAGGCCCGGCGCTTCGAGGCCCGAACGCAGATTCCCTGCCTGGTGCAGGTGCCGGACAATCTGCCGCCCTTGAGCGACGCCAAGGCCATCGGCCTGTTCCGGATTCTTCAAGAAGCGCTGACCAATGTGATGCGCCATGCCCAGGCGCATACTGTGGAGCTGACTCTGGTGCAGGAAGGCGACGAATTGTGTCTGACGGTCAGCGATGACGGTGTAGGCTTTATTGCCAATACGGGGCGGCCGACATCCTTTGGCCTGGTCGGCATGCGTGAGCGGGTGCTGATCATGGGCGGGCAGTTGTCCTTGGAAAGTGAGCCGGGGGAGGGTACGACCCTGTCGGTGCGAGTGCCGTTGAATGAGGCCTGATGGTTTGGGTTGCCCGGGCTGACGCTATCGCGAGCAAGCTCGCTCCCACATTGATTGAGGTGTACACAAACCCGGTGGGAGCGAGCTTGCTCGCGATGAGATCTTGAATCTGGAGAAGCATGTGATCCGTGTATTGGTAGCCGAAGACCACACCATCGTCCGGGAAGGCATCAAGCAATTGATCGGCCTGGCGAAGGATCTTTTGGTGGTGGGGGAGGCGAGCAATGGCGAACAGTTGCTTGAGACCCTGCGGCATGTGCCCTGCGAAGTGGTGCTGCTGGATATTTCCATGCCGGGTGTCAACGGCCTGGAGGCGATCCCGAGGATCCGGGCGCTGAACAATCCGCCGGCCATCCTGGTGTTGTCGATGCATGACGAGGCGCAAATGGCGGCCCGGGCGCTGAAGGTCGGTGCCGCCGGCTACGCGACCAAGGACAGCGACCCGGCCTTGCTGCTCATGGCGATTCGCAAAGTGGCGGCCGGCGGACGCTACATCGACCCGGACCTGGCCGACCGCATGGTCTTCGAAGTCGGCCTGACCGACACCCGCCCGCTGCATTCACTGCTGTCCGAACGCGAATTCTCGGTCTTCGAACGCCTGGCCCAGGGCGCCAACGTCAACGACATTGCCCAGCAATTGGCCCTGAGCAGCAAAACCATCAGCACCCACAAGGCGCGGTTGATGCAGAAACTCAACATCACCTCATTGGCGGAACTGGTGAAATATGCGATGGAGCACAAACTGCTCTAACCCTCACCGCGATTCCCTTGTGGGAGCGAGCTTGCTCGCGATGGCGGTGGCATATTCAATATTGATGTCGGCTGACACACCGCTATCGCGAGCAAGCTCGCTCCCACCGGGATGTGCGTTGACATACCTATTTACGACACACCCCAACAGCGCTTTTGCCCAACGCTTGCAGCTTGCAGCTCATAACTGACCGCTGCCCTTACCCAATCCCGCCATCCTTGTAGGGCAATCCCTACCCCGACTCTTCCATCCGGCTGAGGCGATTCTCTCCTGCGTCCCGATTTGCGCAGACCCCAGGCTCCACTAGGCTTGACTCACAAGC
This genomic window contains:
- a CDS encoding sensor histidine kinase — encoded protein: MMRFCCLWVIGCLWLPLMAWAAPAPSAHGVQLNAGQREWLAQHPQLRVGLVLQAPYAQYDRRLQRLSGTNVELMQWLGKALNVELTWRNFQDLAQLEAALRNGEVDVAPGLSQTPTGLRLWQFSDPYMRVPQLIVGEQKGAEGVELEKLDAQSRVAVRMPSATADYLRDNYPMLNLQGVPMERQALQLLLSQQARYAVVDEAQLGRLMVEPEFSGLVVVGDIGLPQLLRVATRRDWPQLAEIIDAGLQAIPAKDLEQLHSRWLKPKYPRLTETPGFWQNLTLLLLALLLSCVAIVFWQRRQQRALERRLRSAREDIAQRAASEEALRLTQFSIDQSTVGILWVNWDSHVRYANHAAETMLGYAAGAIIDRPLIDFEPGLHMDRWLNLWKRARASDESPQSFETECVRADGSILPADVSLSFLRFRDAEYLVVYLNDVTERRRALAALRESEARLQGIAANVPGLVFRLERAPVTGQIDFAYISEGSESLVGYSPAILARSDTGLRSLVHPDDKAGYHRTQDQALDSDSDWSWQGRILTREGQERWAEIKAITRRLEDGAYVWDGIVWDITESKRIELELASSREQLRELSAHLESVREEEKARIAREVHDELGQMLTVLKLETSMCELAYAQLDPGLQERLNSMKRLIAQLFQLVRDVATALRPPILDAGIASAIEWQARRFEARTQIPCLVQVPDNLPPLSDAKAIGLFRILQEALTNVMRHAQAHTVELTLVQEGDELCLTVSDDGVGFIANTGRPTSFGLVGMRERVLIMGGQLSLESEPGEGTTLSVRVPLNEA
- a CDS encoding response regulator transcription factor encodes the protein MIRVLVAEDHTIVREGIKQLIGLAKDLLVVGEASNGEQLLETLRHVPCEVVLLDISMPGVNGLEAIPRIRALNNPPAILVLSMHDEAQMAARALKVGAAGYATKDSDPALLLMAIRKVAAGGRYIDPDLADRMVFEVGLTDTRPLHSLLSEREFSVFERLAQGANVNDIAQQLALSSKTISTHKARLMQKLNITSLAELVKYAMEHKLL